From the Simplicispira suum genome, the window AGACTCCGTCAGCGTCGCAGGAACCAAACTTCAACTCAACGGTGCCGGTATCCGCTACAAGGGCCCCTTCAAGGTGTATGTGGGCGATCTCTACACCACCCGGCCCGTTGCATCGCTGGATGAATTGATTGCGGCGCCCGGACCCAAGCGTTTGGGAATGACTTTTTTGCGTGAAATCAATTCCGCTGATTTCGGCAAGCTGCTCACGCGCGGTATTGAGGACAACGTCAACCGCAGCGAGCTCTCCAAGATCATTCCAGGCATGATCAAGATGGGCGAGATTTTTGCGGCCAACAAGGCCTTCCAACCGGGCGACGTTTGCGCACTTGAATGGGACCCGGCGACGGGTTTGAGTATCTGGGCCAAGGGCAAACTGCAGGCAGAGCCTTTCAAAGACCCCGCGTTCTTCCGCGCCCTGATGTCCATCTGGTTCGGCAATTCGCCAGCCGACTGGAAGCTCAAGGATCAGCTCCTGGGCGTGAAGTAAGCAGATCCTGTCGCGCGACAGACATCGTTCAAGGGGCGGCAGCCCTTAGGCTGTTGCCTCTCTCTTTCTCGTCTTGTTGAAAACATGTTGCGTACGCTCCGCGTCGGCCCGCGTCTGGGTCTGGGTTTTGGCCTCATCCTGCTCATTACGGCGCTGACCGCCGGCATTGGTATCTGGCGGATCCAGACCTTGGCGGCCGACAGCGAGCGCGTTTCCACCGTGGAAATGGAGCGCCAGGCACAAGTTGAGCGCTGGGCAGCGGGTTTGCGCCTGAACTGGGTGCGCACCGAGGCCTTTCTCAAGGCCATTGACCGCGAGTACATGGACCAGCTCAATGCCAGCACGGATGCCACGACGCGCGACATTGAGCAAGCCGTGCAGCGGGTCCACACACTGGTGACGGGAGACACCGGCAAAAACTTGCTGGCCAACGTGGACGCCGCGCAGACCACCTACACACAGCGGCTGGCCGAAATTCGCGAGCTGCACCGTGGCGGCGAGCCCAACGTGCCCAGCCTGGTCGACAAAGACCTGCG encodes:
- a CDS encoding chalcone isomerase family protein is translated as MLRTLRIVLVAVGLCWSVAAFAMVELAGVKVEDSVSVAGTKLQLNGAGIRYKGPFKVYVGDLYTTRPVASLDELIAAPGPKRLGMTFLREINSADFGKLLTRGIEDNVNRSELSKIIPGMIKMGEIFAANKAFQPGDVCALEWDPATGLSIWAKGKLQAEPFKDPAFFRALMSIWFGNSPADWKLKDQLLGVK